The following are from one region of the Salminus brasiliensis chromosome 14, fSalBra1.hap2, whole genome shotgun sequence genome:
- the cs gene encoding citrate synthase, mitochondrial encodes MSFLTISRLAPRLLSSKNAACLVVAARNASASTNLKDVLADLIPKEQNRIKDFKQQYGKTNIGQITVDMVYGGMRGMKGLVYETSVLDPDEGIRFRGYSIPECQQLLPKTAGGEEPLPEGLFWLLVTGKVPTEEQVSWLSKEWAKRAALPSHVVTMLDNFPTNLHPMSQFSAAITALNSESSFARAYSEGVHKSKYWEFVYEDSMDLIAKLPCVAAKIYRNLYREGSSIGAIDSNLDWSHNFTNMLGYNDPQFTELMRLYLTIHSDHEGGNVSAHTSHLVGSALSDPYLSFSAAMNGLAGPLHGLANQEVLVWLTALQKEMGGEVSDEKMRDYIWNTLKSGRVVPGYGHAVLRKTDPRYTCQREFALKHLPNDPMFKLVAQLYKIVPNVLLEQGKAKNPWPNVDAHSGVLLQYYGMTEMNYYTVLFGVSRALGVLAQLVWSRALGFPLERPKSMSTDGLMTLVGAKSG; translated from the exons atgtcctttctcacGATCAGCAGGTTAGCCCCAAGGCTGCTTAGTTCCAAG aatgcagcaTGTCTTGTTGTGGCTGCAAGAAATGCCAGTGCATCCACT AATTTGAAAGATGTGCTGGCAGATCTCATACCCAAAGAACAGAACAGGATCAAGGACTTCAAGCAGCAGTATGGCAAAACAAACATTGGTCAAATAACTGTGGATATG GTCTATGGTGGAATGAGGGGCATGAAAGGCCTCGTATATGAGACTTCTGTACTTGACCCTGATGAG GGAATTCGCTTCCGTGGCTACAGCATTCCAGAATGTCAGCAGCTGTTGCCAAAAACTGCAGGAGGTGAGGAGCCTCTGCCCGAAGGACTGTTTTGGCTGCTGGTCACAGGCAAAGTGCCAACCGAGGAACAG GTGAGCTGGCTGTCTAAGGAATGGGCTAAGCGGGCAGCTCTCCCCTCTCATGTGGTCACCATGCTGGATAACTTCCCCACCAACCTGCACCCCATGTCCCAGTTTAGTGCTGCCATTACCGCCCTAAACAGTGAAAGCAGCTTTGCCCGAGCCTACTCTGAGGGAGTCCACAAGAGCAAGTACTGGGAG TTTGTTTATGAAGATTCCATGGACTTGATTGCCAAGCTTCCTTGCGTGGCTGCTAAAATCTACCGCAACTTGTATCGTGAGGGCAGCAGCATTGGTGCCATCGACTCAAACCTGGATTGGTCACACAATTTTACCAATATGTTGGGCTACAATGACCCCCAATTCACTGAGCTCATGAGGCTGTACCTCACTATCCACAG tgACCATGAGGGTGGCAATGTGAGCGCTCACACCAGCCACCTGGTGGGCAGTGCCCTTTCTGACCCCTACCTCTCCTTCAGTGCAGCCATGAATGGCCTAGCTGGACCCTTGCATGGACTGGCTAACCAG GAGGTTCTAGTGTGGCTGACTGCCTTGCAGAAAGAGATGGGGGGAGAGGTGTCGGATGAAAAAATGAGAGATTACATCTGGAACACGCTAAAATCTGGCAGG GTGGTGCCTGGTTATGGACACGCAGTCCTGAGAAAGACAGACCCGCGTTACACATGCCAGCGTGAATTTGCCCTCAAGCACCTTCCCAACGACCCGATGTTCAAGCTTGTGGCACAGCTGTACAAGATTGTGCCTAACGTGCTCCTTGAGCAGGGCAAAGCCAAGAACCCCTGGCCTAACGTTGATGCGCACAGTGGTGTCCTGCTTCAG tACTATGGGATGACTGAAATGAACTACTACACGGTGCTGTTTGGTGTGTCCCGCGCCCTTGGTGTACTGGCTCAGTTGGTGTGGAGCAGAGCATTAGGCTTCCCTCTAGAACGACCCAAGTCCATGAGCACGGACGGACTTATGACCCTAGTGGGAGCCAAGTCAGGATAG